The following are from one region of the Halarcobacter sp. genome:
- a CDS encoding energy transducer TonB: MISKFILIVSISFVLFIHFTILNNQKPIKKEVVVSKPTTISKISFQKVVIKKQKPKKIEKKKELKKVVKKPIKKDFKKIVENSKNKVLKKVPEKKLVKKEEVKKEKKLVKKQEPKTAPSVMKKVAIVKPQKQLISNEKKDFIENEYLSKLRDLIEKNKTYPKRAKRLKQEGKVLISFEILKDGTIKKINLKDPSRFKRLNNAALDLLKKINRFQPIPKELEKSSWIIDIPISYSIYNS, from the coding sequence ATGATTAGTAAATTTATCTTAATAGTTTCAATAAGCTTTGTACTGTTTATACATTTTACTATTTTAAACAATCAAAAGCCCATAAAAAAAGAAGTTGTAGTATCTAAACCTACAACAATCTCTAAAATATCTTTTCAAAAAGTGGTAATAAAAAAACAAAAACCAAAAAAAATTGAGAAGAAAAAAGAGCTTAAAAAAGTTGTTAAAAAACCAATAAAAAAAGATTTTAAAAAAATTGTTGAAAATAGTAAAAATAAAGTTCTAAAAAAAGTACCAGAAAAAAAATTGGTAAAAAAAGAGGAAGTTAAAAAAGAAAAGAAACTTGTAAAAAAACAAGAGCCTAAAACTGCACCAAGTGTTATGAAAAAAGTGGCAATTGTTAAGCCTCAAAAACAACTAATCTCAAATGAGAAAAAAGATTTTATTGAAAATGAATATTTATCAAAACTAAGAGACCTAATAGAAAAAAATAAAACCTATCCTAAAAGAGCAAAAAGGCTTAAACAAGAAGGAAAAGTATTAATTAGTTTTGAGATATTAAAAGATGGAACAATCAAAAAAATTAATCTAAAAGACCCAAGTAGATTTAAAAGACTCAATAATGCAGCTCTTGATTTACTTAAAAAAATAAATAGATTCCAACCTATACCAAAAGAGTTAGAAAAGAGTAGCTGGATTATCGATATTCCAATTAGTTACAGCATATACAATAGTTAG
- a CDS encoding histidine kinase dimerization/phosphoacceptor domain -containing protein: MKKKQKIEKKNQIENMITLTNEQLKLATKLIIHSRQAKIKEVESKLNSLLEKNILKFKSKEQLLTNLNKKEGCDFFFLEDKKENLLEEQKQLLKIDKLTLYSGNKTHMCPKMTQDFFYTKIVNNNTLVTRCAANIFVDKHNDLEIQIKDDLQKSFNLTHGEHKGKINLIWINTKHKNYDSKPLYDINDETYNMKYCLSRMSSVRIPQTGKLTGKQIVEASNKEPIYHLLNTKENPNTYDKAAFTWVKDLDTKGDVKLYFLTTMYEEDFNRNFISPLLNIVPAAIFSLVIAIILGFFLFKRLFKSINILTTTAKEVNKGNINIRNNLQGNDDIALLGKAFDNMLDSIKENIENLDRNVEEKTKQLSDSLEEKETLLKEIHHRVKNNLAMTINLIKLQSRKIEDKKTKQILIDIEERIYTMELLHRKLYESKDLNSINFRKYIKELCNDLEKTYSNSKQISIEYDFDEINMNIEYALPCGIIITECVTNIYKYAFLSNQGNIKIGFKKERNSCFLTIEDNGIGLPNSVDFNKPKTLGLKLITSIVKGQLLGNINYKYEDGAKFSIDFSIN, translated from the coding sequence ATGAAGAAAAAACAAAAAATTGAGAAAAAAAATCAAATAGAAAATATGATTACTCTTACTAATGAACAACTAAAACTTGCAACAAAACTTATAATACACTCAAGACAAGCAAAAATAAAAGAAGTGGAATCCAAATTAAACTCCTTATTAGAAAAAAACATATTAAAATTTAAATCTAAAGAACAATTACTTACAAATCTTAATAAAAAAGAGGGGTGTGATTTTTTCTTTCTTGAGGATAAAAAAGAGAATCTTTTAGAAGAGCAAAAACAGCTTCTTAAAATAGATAAATTAACTTTATATTCTGGCAATAAAACACATATGTGCCCAAAAATGACTCAAGATTTTTTTTATACAAAAATTGTAAATAACAATACTTTAGTTACAAGATGTGCTGCAAATATATTTGTAGATAAGCACAATGATTTAGAGATACAAATAAAAGATGATTTGCAAAAAAGCTTTAATCTAACACATGGTGAACATAAAGGAAAAATAAACCTAATTTGGATTAATACGAAACATAAAAATTATGATTCAAAACCTTTATATGATATAAATGATGAAACTTATAATATGAAATATTGTTTAAGTAGAATGTCTAGTGTTAGAATACCTCAAACAGGTAAACTAACAGGCAAACAGATAGTTGAAGCCTCAAACAAAGAACCAATTTATCATCTATTAAACACAAAAGAAAACCCTAATACCTATGATAAAGCAGCTTTTACTTGGGTAAAAGATTTAGATACAAAAGGGGATGTAAAACTTTATTTTCTAACAACAATGTATGAAGAGGATTTTAATAGAAATTTCATCTCTCCTTTATTAAATATTGTGCCTGCTGCAATATTTTCTTTAGTTATTGCAATTATATTAGGTTTTTTTCTTTTTAAAAGATTATTCAAAAGCATAAATATTTTAACAACAACAGCAAAAGAGGTAAATAAAGGAAATATAAATATAAGAAACAATCTTCAAGGAAATGATGATATTGCACTACTTGGAAAAGCATTTGATAATATGCTTGATTCAATAAAAGAAAATATTGAAAACTTAGATAGAAATGTAGAAGAGAAAACAAAACAGCTAAGTGATTCCCTTGAAGAAAAAGAGACTTTGTTAAAAGAGATTCACCATAGAGTAAAAAACAATTTGGCAATGACTATAAATCTAATAAAACTGCAAAGTAGAAAAATTGAAGATAAAAAAACGAAACAAATACTTATTGATATAGAAGAAAGAATTTATACTATGGAGCTTTTACATAGGAAACTTTATGAGTCAAAAGATTTAAACTCAATAAATTTTAGAAAATATATAAAAGAGCTTTGTAATGATTTAGAGAAAACCTATTCAAATTCAAAACAAATATCTATTGAATACGATTTTGATGAGATAAATATGAACATAGAGTATGCTTTACCTTGTGGAATTATTATAACCGAGTGTGTAACAAACATATATAAATATGCTTTTTTGAGTAATCAAGGCAATATAAAAATAGGTTTTAAAAAAGAAAGAAATAGCTGTTTTCTAACAATTGAAGATAATGGTATAGGTTTACCAAATAGTGTTGATTTTAATAAGCCTAAAACTTTAGGATTGAAATTAATAACTTCCATTGTAAAAGGTCAATTGCTTGGAAATATCAATTATAAATATGAAGATGGAGCAAAGTTTTCTATAGATTTTAGTATCAATTAA
- a CDS encoding response regulator, with translation MTKFPNLLTKEISVLIVEDETLLALGMEYSLEEFGYEVSGIETTADGAIKHVYENLPDIILMDINLKGIKTGIEAAKQIWNTHKIPVIFLTSYCDDKTIKEAMLSEPYGYLIKPCRDEELKVAIQTALHKHNYFYKNKNTLENKKNINLRINCENGFSYDKAKNLLFKDEEIVKLTGNEIKLFDILTDYPNEPVSFERIYSYIWRDEISDMGRLRTLIYRVKNKLGVNLIENIFEMGYKLKLK, from the coding sequence ATGACAAAATTTCCAAATTTACTTACTAAAGAGATTAGTGTACTAATAGTTGAAGATGAAACACTTTTAGCTCTTGGGATGGAATACTCTTTAGAAGAGTTTGGTTATGAAGTTTCAGGAATCGAGACTACCGCTGATGGAGCAATTAAACATGTATATGAAAATCTACCTGATATCATATTAATGGATATAAACCTTAAAGGTATAAAAACTGGAATTGAAGCAGCCAAACAAATCTGGAATACCCATAAAATACCAGTGATTTTTTTAACCTCTTATTGTGATGATAAAACTATAAAAGAAGCAATGCTTAGTGAACCATATGGATATTTGATAAAACCTTGTAGAGATGAAGAGTTAAAAGTAGCAATACAAACTGCCCTTCATAAACATAACTATTTTTATAAAAATAAAAATACGCTAGAGAATAAAAAAAATATAAATCTAAGAATAAATTGTGAAAATGGTTTTTCATATGATAAAGCTAAAAATCTCTTATTTAAAGATGAAGAGATAGTAAAATTAACTGGAAATGAGATAAAACTTTTTGATATCCTAACTGATTATCCAAATGAACCTGTGAGTTTTGAAAGAATATACAGCTATATTTGGAGAGATGAAATTAGTGATATGGGAAGGTTAAGAACTCTTATATATAGAGTTAAAAATAAACTTGGAGTAAACCTTATAGAGAATATTTTTGAGATGGGTTATAAATTAAAACTTAAATAG
- a CDS encoding TonB-dependent receptor domain-containing protein, with product MKKSNILLSAITSFAILSTHSLAETTTLNEVEVTSTDVEVVSSSINLNQTSIETRQADHLSDLLRDIPGVDVGGSHSINNKLTIRGIRDENIDITIDGAKMPNVDIFHHMSNLRINPAILKKAKIQVGNNSVIHGDLGGAVEFETKDGKDMLQKGESFGGIVEANYNSNKSKGGSLTGFGKVSDKSDFLLYYKYLDNGNWKDGEGNKTFGVDGEIYNFLGKYNYDISDSQSITFSYDRLQDKGDYVPRPNFGAAANRIISGDATYPTKFTRDTYTLNHELNLGENLILDTSLYYGLHTIDRFEYIDGVTGVRPGGATSANIHGKVKNYGINTKAQSNIETGNILHTFTYGAEYDIQSSAVTNDGLQYGDDEKAKSLGLYVQNAIDFDNGLILTPGIRFNNYKLDGLNGDVNDNKFTYSLAADYSFNDNFSVFASSTSLFKGVEMVEVLSTARTSYDNNPNIKSETGLNSEIGFKYIDNNILGADNIGFSTKYFKTTIKDYLDYDDIDGDTFDEAYNGGKLNIYGIESSFAYNLNNFSSLLTYTHTRSDFEDTGDSLTEEAGDKFSLNLKYKVNKELELSWKSIVVLDEDDPSSNLNVDRKEGYAVHDIAVKYEPKSVKGLKIIAGVDNIFDKTYTSHASVNQYFNHPRFGSGDANDYDPGRNFKVTLSYRF from the coding sequence ATGAAAAAAAGTAATATTTTACTTAGCGCAATTACTTCATTCGCAATATTAAGTACTCATTCCCTTGCTGAGACTACAACATTAAATGAAGTTGAAGTAACATCTACAGATGTAGAAGTTGTAAGTTCTTCTATCAATCTAAACCAAACTTCTATTGAAACAAGACAAGCTGATCACTTAAGTGATTTATTAAGAGATATTCCAGGTGTTGATGTTGGGGGAAGTCACTCAATTAACAATAAGCTTACTATTAGAGGAATAAGAGACGAAAATATTGATATTACAATTGATGGTGCAAAAATGCCAAATGTTGATATTTTCCATCATATGAGTAATCTTAGAATTAATCCAGCTATATTAAAAAAAGCAAAAATACAAGTTGGAAATAACTCAGTTATCCATGGAGATTTAGGTGGGGCTGTTGAGTTTGAAACAAAAGATGGTAAAGATATGCTTCAAAAAGGTGAATCTTTTGGAGGTATAGTTGAAGCTAACTATAATAGTAATAAAAGTAAAGGTGGTTCATTAACTGGATTTGGAAAAGTTTCTGATAAATCAGATTTTTTACTTTATTATAAATATCTAGACAATGGAAACTGGAAAGATGGTGAAGGTAACAAAACTTTTGGTGTAGATGGAGAGATTTATAATTTCTTAGGAAAATATAATTATGATATTAGTGATTCTCAATCTATCACTTTTTCATATGATAGATTGCAAGATAAAGGGGATTATGTTCCTAGACCAAACTTTGGTGCAGCAGCAAATAGAATTATTTCTGGTGATGCAACTTATCCAACAAAATTTACAAGAGATACATATACTTTAAATCATGAATTAAATCTTGGTGAAAATCTAATTTTAGATACCTCTTTATATTATGGTTTACACACTATTGATAGATTTGAGTATATTGATGGAGTAACAGGTGTAAGACCAGGTGGAGCTACAAGTGCAAATATTCATGGAAAAGTTAAAAACTATGGGATTAATACAAAAGCTCAATCAAATATAGAAACAGGAAATATTTTACATACATTTACTTATGGTGCTGAATATGATATTCAATCAAGTGCAGTAACTAATGATGGTCTTCAATATGGAGATGATGAAAAAGCAAAATCATTAGGCTTATATGTTCAAAATGCAATTGATTTTGATAATGGATTAATCTTAACACCTGGAATTAGATTTAATAACTATAAATTAGATGGTTTAAATGGTGATGTAAATGACAATAAATTCACTTACTCATTAGCCGCTGATTATTCTTTTAATGACAATTTTAGTGTATTTGCAAGTTCTACTTCTTTGTTTAAAGGTGTAGAGATGGTTGAGGTATTATCAACTGCTAGAACAAGTTATGACAATAACCCAAATATCAAATCAGAAACTGGTTTAAATAGTGAGATTGGATTTAAATATATTGATAACAATATTTTAGGTGCAGATAATATTGGGTTCTCAACAAAATATTTCAAGACTACAATTAAAGATTATCTTGATTATGATGATATTGATGGAGATACATTTGATGAAGCTTATAATGGTGGTAAACTAAATATTTATGGTATTGAATCAAGTTTTGCTTATAATCTAAATAACTTTAGTTCTTTATTGACTTATACACATACAAGATCTGATTTTGAAGATACAGGAGATTCTTTAACAGAAGAAGCTGGGGATAAATTTAGTTTAAATCTAAAATATAAAGTAAATAAAGAGCTTGAATTATCTTGGAAATCAATAGTTGTACTTGATGAAGATGATCCAAGTAGTAATTTAAATGTTGATAGAAAAGAGGGATATGCTGTCCATGATATCGCTGTTAAATATGAGCCAAAAAGTGTTAAAGGTCTAAAAATTATTGCAGGTGTAGACAATATTTTTGATAAAACATATACTTCTCATGCTTCTGTAAATCAATATTTCAACCATCCAAGATTTGGTTCAGGAGATGCAAACGATTATGATCCTGGAAGAAATTTTAAAGTAACTTTATCTTATAGATTCTAA
- a CDS encoding PepSY-associated TM helix domain-containing protein — protein MKLKNLNLKFLIKAHTNLGLFALFFFYISAFFGTITLFKPQIHMWENPSRYFVKEDSYNFTLDELVNRTIQEEGFSTNKVEVILPNYKDDVIAINDPASRTKYINPYNLKMLDTTSDSSFLHNFFNDLHVGRNIPKIGQLLMGIASILMIFLILSGVMLFINKHKAKKTINFKWHRDLSLFLLPYIIVFSITGAMLGFMLSTSSGFAYSASKGEVSNMRALVSPTLFPRDKIPKVSQKAKMLNIDFLMQKAQNSYKNLEIKKITLLQWNDKNAKIKFSGFLNDNRILTGRINRQYIVLSGVDGSVLEKRTLDNSHGIKNFLSGFYFFHFLPDETTMVRIIYAFLGIVFLISLAFGFLIYSSKKAQKYKDNLHYYSFLNRFSISIMFGIIPATALCLFLYWAIPKELFERVIWIKGCFYAYWAFTLFLSTYFEDLIDLLKSLCFQTSAFLFATVIAHIMKASEYLVILTQSGKMHPVLYVDLTILVLSVMFFLLYKYMYKIKFLSNYSRISYAS, from the coding sequence ATGAAATTAAAAAACTTAAATTTAAAATTTTTGATAAAAGCACATACAAATTTAGGTTTGTTTGCTTTATTCTTTTTTTATATATCTGCATTTTTTGGAACAATTACACTTTTTAAACCCCAAATACATATGTGGGAAAATCCATCTAGATATTTTGTAAAAGAGGATAGTTACAATTTTACTTTAGATGAGTTAGTAAATAGAACTATTCAAGAGGAGGGGTTTTCTACCAATAAAGTTGAGGTTATTTTACCAAATTATAAAGATGATGTAATAGCAATAAATGATCCCGCATCAAGAACAAAATATATAAATCCATATAATTTAAAGATGCTAGATACAACCTCAGATAGTTCTTTTTTACATAATTTTTTCAATGACTTGCATGTGGGAAGAAATATTCCAAAAATAGGTCAACTTTTGATGGGGATAGCTTCAATTTTAATGATATTTCTAATTCTTAGTGGAGTTATGTTGTTTATAAATAAACATAAAGCTAAAAAAACTATAAATTTTAAATGGCATAGGGATTTATCTTTATTTTTATTACCTTATATAATTGTATTTTCAATTACAGGAGCAATGTTAGGATTTATGTTAAGTACTTCATCAGGATTTGCTTATAGTGCATCTAAAGGTGAAGTTTCAAATATGCGAGCACTAGTTTCACCAACTCTATTTCCAAGAGACAAAATACCTAAAGTTTCACAAAAAGCAAAGATGTTAAATATCGATTTTTTGATGCAAAAAGCACAAAACTCATATAAAAATTTAGAGATTAAGAAAATAACACTTTTACAATGGAATGATAAAAATGCAAAAATCAAATTTTCAGGATTTTTAAATGATAACAGGATTTTAACAGGTCGAATAAATAGACAATATATAGTGTTAAGTGGTGTTGATGGTTCAGTATTAGAGAAAAGAACCTTAGATAATTCCCATGGAATAAAAAACTTTTTATCAGGATTTTATTTTTTCCATTTTTTACCTGATGAAACCACTATGGTAAGGATTATTTATGCTTTTTTAGGGATTGTTTTTTTAATCTCTTTAGCCTTTGGTTTTTTAATTTATAGTAGTAAAAAAGCCCAAAAATATAAGGATAATTTGCACTATTATAGTTTTTTAAATAGATTTTCAATCTCTATTATGTTTGGAATAATACCTGCTACTGCTTTATGCTTGTTTCTATATTGGGCAATACCTAAAGAGCTTTTTGAACGAGTAATTTGGATAAAAGGTTGTTTTTATGCCTATTGGGCTTTTACTTTATTTTTAAGTACTTATTTTGAGGATCTTATTGATTTATTGAAATCTTTATGTTTTCAAACTTCGGCATTTTTATTTGCAACAGTTATTGCCCATATTATGAAAGCCAGTGAGTATTTAGTTATCTTGACTCAATCAGGAAAAATGCACCCAGTTTTATATGTGGATTTAACAATACTAGTTTTAAGTGTGATGTTTTTTCTATTATATAAATATATGTATAAAATAAAATTTTTATCAAATTATTCAAGGATAAGTTATGCTTCTTAA
- a CDS encoding methyl-accepting chemotaxis protein has product MKNLSINMKLMLLIIGSLLFLSVVILSISVSESIKHSEEEKLTQLKSITEAKKQHISEYFKTIEGLIISTANSASTQDAFNEFIRGFYTISAQSSSEVDMPKVKEEIKKHYEEFYLSKINFNLPDIPAKKETEKYLPQDDNGILAQYMYIIKNEEKIGEKNKLNQSNTFFNNYAFAHTRFHQTFNTILEKFSLYDIFLVDLKGTVIYSTFKEKDYATNLLTGPYSNSAIAKANKIAYKLKKGEVSFSDFEPYAPSYNTPASFLATPVFNNQNRRVGNLIIQFPTDKIDSIMNFNGNYENAGLGKSGNSFLIGSDYKMRNNHRYLNQIENEHVKKSKTSIALHEIKNEATIEALKNKTGAKIIVKDDGKKYLSAYSGLKVFDKQWAIISEIADAEALAGSIRLNIMLASISFAVLILIIFISVYLLRSSIIKPIKEFENGLMSFFKYLNNETKDVVYLDESKNDEIGLMSKVVNKNINKTKVGIEKDRNLINETVKVLSEFEQGDLSQRISTTSDNPALNELKNVINDMGNNLEANIENILEVLETYTKYNYLQKVDSKGLKEHLLKLANGVNHLGDSITEMLIENKTNGLKLDDSSDRLIDSVKILASNTNLAAASIEETSAALEQINSNIISNNQNVQKMASYSQEVNSSVKSGEELAQKTTLAMDEINNQVSAINEAITVIDQIAFQTNILSLNAAVEAATAGEAGKGFAVVAQEVRNLAARSAEAAKEIKDLVENANLKANEGKQISDSMIEGYISLSKNINNTMELIKAVSDSSKEQQIGISQINESVASLDKQTQENANIAQQTDNIAQQTDTISKQVVSSANEKEFKGKNDIKID; this is encoded by the coding sequence GTGAAAAATCTTAGTATAAATATGAAGTTAATGCTACTAATTATTGGTAGTTTATTGTTCTTATCAGTTGTAATCTTATCAATTAGTGTAAGTGAAAGTATAAAACATTCAGAAGAGGAAAAACTAACCCAGTTAAAATCTATAACTGAAGCAAAAAAACAACATATTTCTGAATATTTTAAAACTATTGAAGGTTTAATTATTTCTACTGCAAACTCTGCATCAACACAAGATGCTTTTAATGAGTTTATTAGAGGTTTTTATACTATTTCAGCACAATCTAGCTCTGAAGTAGATATGCCAAAAGTAAAAGAAGAGATTAAAAAACATTATGAAGAGTTTTATTTAAGCAAAATAAATTTTAATCTACCAGATATTCCAGCAAAAAAAGAGACTGAAAAATATTTGCCTCAAGATGATAATGGAATTTTAGCCCAATATATGTATATTATAAAAAATGAAGAAAAAATTGGAGAAAAAAATAAATTAAACCAATCAAATACTTTTTTCAACAATTATGCCTTTGCCCATACAAGATTCCATCAAACTTTTAATACAATTTTAGAGAAGTTTTCTTTATATGATATTTTTCTTGTGGATTTAAAAGGAACAGTTATTTATAGTACTTTTAAAGAGAAAGATTATGCTACAAATTTACTTACAGGTCCATATTCAAACAGCGCAATTGCAAAAGCTAATAAAATAGCCTATAAACTTAAAAAAGGTGAAGTTTCTTTTTCTGATTTTGAACCTTATGCGCCAAGTTATAATACTCCTGCTTCTTTTTTAGCAACACCTGTATTTAATAATCAAAATAGAAGAGTTGGAAATTTAATAATTCAATTTCCTACAGATAAAATTGATTCAATTATGAATTTTAATGGAAACTATGAAAATGCAGGCTTGGGAAAAAGTGGAAACTCTTTTTTAATTGGTAGTGATTATAAGATGAGAAACAATCACAGATATTTAAATCAAATTGAAAATGAGCATGTTAAAAAATCAAAAACAAGTATCGCTTTACATGAGATAAAAAATGAAGCAACAATTGAAGCCTTAAAAAATAAAACAGGTGCAAAAATTATTGTTAAAGATGATGGAAAAAAATATTTAAGTGCTTATTCTGGACTTAAAGTGTTTGATAAACAATGGGCAATCATTTCAGAAATTGCCGATGCAGAAGCTTTGGCAGGAAGTATAAGATTAAATATTATGTTAGCTTCAATCTCTTTTGCAGTTTTAATTCTAATCATATTTATTTCAGTTTATCTTTTAAGAAGCTCAATTATAAAACCTATAAAAGAGTTTGAAAATGGACTTATGTCATTTTTTAAATATTTAAATAATGAAACAAAAGATGTTGTTTATTTAGATGAATCAAAAAATGACGAGATAGGTTTGATGTCAAAAGTAGTAAATAAAAATATTAATAAAACAAAAGTTGGAATAGAAAAAGATAGAAATTTAATAAATGAAACAGTAAAAGTTTTATCTGAGTTTGAACAAGGAGATCTATCACAAAGAATTAGTACAACATCTGATAATCCAGCATTAAATGAATTAAAAAATGTAATTAATGATATGGGTAATAATTTAGAAGCAAATATTGAAAATATATTAGAAGTATTAGAAACTTATACTAAATATAACTATTTACAAAAAGTTGATTCAAAGGGATTAAAAGAACACTTATTAAAGTTAGCAAATGGAGTTAACCATTTAGGGGATTCTATAACTGAAATGCTTATTGAAAATAAAACAAATGGTCTTAAACTTGATGATAGTTCAGATAGATTAATAGATAGTGTAAAAATTCTAGCTAGTAATACAAATCTTGCAGCTGCATCTATTGAAGAAACATCTGCAGCCTTAGAGCAGATAAACAGTAATATAATTTCAAATAATCAAAATGTACAAAAAATGGCTTCATATTCACAAGAGGTAAACTCTTCTGTTAAGAGTGGAGAAGAGTTAGCACAAAAAACAACTTTAGCTATGGATGAGATAAACAATCAAGTAAGCGCTATTAATGAAGCTATTACAGTTATCGATCAAATTGCATTTCAAACAAATATTTTATCACTAAATGCAGCAGTTGAAGCAGCAACTGCAGGTGAAGCTGGAAAGGGTTTTGCAGTAGTTGCACAAGAGGTTAGAAATCTTGCAGCAAGATCAGCAGAAGCAGCAAAAGAGATTAAAGATTTAGTTGAAAATGCAAATCTAAAAGCAAATGAAGGGAAACAGATATCTGATTCAATGATTGAGGGGTATATTAGTCTTAGTAAAAATATAAACAATACTATGGAGTTAATAAAAGCTGTTTCAGATTCTTCAAAAGAGCAACAAATTGGTATCTCTCAAATAAATGAAAGTGTAGCTAGCTTAGATAAGCAAACACAAGAAAATGCAAATATAGCTCAACAAACTGATAATATTGCTCAACAAACTGATACTATTTCAAAACAAGTGGTTTCAAGTGCAAATGAAAAAGAGTTTAAAGGGAAAAATGATATAAAAATAGATTAA